One genomic region from Rattus norvegicus strain BN/NHsdMcwi chromosome 10, GRCr8, whole genome shotgun sequence encodes:
- the Kcnj12 gene encoding ATP-sensitive inward rectifier potassium channel 12, whose protein sequence is MTAASRANPYSIVSSEEDGLHLVTMSGANGFGNGKVHTRRRCRNRFVKKNGQCNIEFANMDEKSQRYLADMFTTCVDIRWRYMLLIFSLAFLASWLLFGIIFWVIAVAHGDLEPAEGRGRTPCVLQVHGFMAAFLFSIETQTTIGYGLRCVTEECPVAVFMVVAQSIVGCIIDSFMIGAIMAKMARPKKRAQTLLFSHNAVVALRDGKLCLMWRVGNLRKSHIVEAHVRAQLIKPRVTEEGEYIPLDQIDIDVGFDKGLDRIFLVSPITILHEIDEASPLFGISRQDLETDDFEIVVILEGMVEATAMTTQARSSYLANEILWGHRFEPVLFEEKNQYKIDYSHFHKTYEVPSTPRCSAKDLVENKFLLPSANSFCYENELAFLSRDEEDEVATDRDGRSPQPEHDFDRLQASSGALERPYRRESEI, encoded by the coding sequence ATGACCGCAGCCAGTCGGGCCAACCCCTACAGCATCGTATCATCAGAGGAGGACGGGCTGCACCTGGTTACCATGTCAGGCGCCAACGGTTTTGGCAATGGCAAGGTGCATACACGGCGCCGGTGCCGCAACCGCTTTGTCAAGAAGAACGGTCAGTGCAACATTGAATTCGCCAACATGGATGAGAAGTCACAGCGCTACCTGGCTGACATGTTTACCACATGTGTGGATATCCGCTGGCGCTACATGCTGCTCATCTTCTCTCTGGCCTTTCTTGCCTCCTGGTTGCTGTTCGGCATCATCTTCTGGGTCATTGCGGTCGCCCACGGAGACCTGGAGCCGGCTGAGGGCCGCGGCCGTACACCCTGTGTGCTACAGGTCCATGGCTTTATGGCAGCCTTTCTCTTCTCCATTGAGACGCAGACCACCATTGGCTACGGGCTACGATGCGTGACTGAAGAGTGCCCAGTGGCTGTCTTCATGGTGGTGGCTCAGTCCATTGTGGGCTGCATCATTGACTCCTTCATGATCGGCGCCATCATGGCCAAGATGGCGCGGCCCAAGAAGCGAGCACAGACTCTGCTTTTCAGCCACAATGCCGTGGTGGCTCTGCGTGACGGCAAGCTCTGCCTCATGTGGCGCGTGGGCAACCTGCGCAAGAGCCACATCGTAGAGGCCCACGTGCGAGCCCAGCTCATCAAGCCCAGGGTCACAGAAGAGGGTGAGTACATCCCACTGGACCAGATTGACATTGACGTTGGCTTTGACAAGGGCCTGGATCGTATCTTCCTAGTATCGCCCATCACCATCTTGCACGAGATTGATGAGGCCAGCCCACTGTTTGGCATTAGCCGTCAGGACCTCGAGACGGACGACTTTGAGATCGTGGTCATCCTGGAAGGCATGGTAGAGGCCACAGCCATGACCACCCAGGCTCGCAGTTCCTACCTGGCCAACGAGATCCTCTGGGGTCATCGCTTTGAGCCAGTGCTCTTCGAAGAGAAGAACCAGTACAAGATTGACTACTCACACTTCCACAAGACCTATGAGGTGCCATCTACACCCCGCTGCAGCGCCAAGGACCTGGTGGAGAACAAGTTCCTTCTGCCCAGTGCCAACTCTTTCTGCTATGAGAATGAGCTAGCCTTCCTGAGCCGAGATGAGGAGGATGAGGTGGCTACAGACCGGGATGGCCGCAGCCCTCAGCCTGAGCATGACTTTGACAGGCTGCAGGCCAGCAGTGGTGCCCTTGAGCGGCCCTACAGACGGGAGTCAGAGATTTGA